One Scophthalmus maximus strain ysfricsl-2021 chromosome 9, ASM2237912v1, whole genome shotgun sequence genomic region harbors:
- the LOC118319258 gene encoding nucleolar and coiled-body phosphoprotein 1 isoform X1 — MSVNAPKHELTQLIYRHLKEHGFHSAADELQRLNPQVETNLSASLLDIYSSWINDSKKKRQSNSAKKTGSKEKGRTPAKVLTKKKKDKLGNETETPKNKSVPAKRKKTDGKSVGNVTKAKKSKTQTKDKVVSAGGDDSDSDSSLDEEKWKKLVLQLTDSEIAKMDTINALDSSAPQSKAKRVRKPRAKPPAKTVTPIQQSDGTVEKKEIAKMDTINALDSSAQQPKAKRVRKPRAKPPAKTVTPIQQSDRTAEKKEKGEDKATAEAPTNNSDHKKSSPKKTAPVTSSATASQEQNFNTVEDRPTTSTVSPSKQTPVKEKRKVMTPTYEKNDEPPSEPKKKKKKKKEMTEVKVVENANETGEGGKEKASKVERLKKNEVKVQECVDKSVEEERRMKGQEGDGKSNDNEDEMVEKNKTGDADDENISEPVVTIKTPKKKKKEKTANEKDSEQISEEVMENTVKKAKKKKKSEVNAEEDTENAEQVVEEKKAKKKKNEAADGEEISEQTVTENKVKKKKRKSPNEENSEQIVEEKKKEKKDKCDQNEMSEQIAEDNMTTESRDGEERPEETPKGKKKKKKDSSLLSNSADMDPLSQPNPETQSPPTEKKKKKSKLKSADVPAASVQDTAATRTLLTPSSDTPKKKKKSSKDTKS; from the exons ATGTCCGTGAACGCACCGAAGCACGAGCTGACCCAGCTGATCTACCGACACCTGAAGGAGCATGGCTTCCACTCAGCTGCCGACGAGCTGCAGAGGCTCAACCCACag GTGGAGACAAACTTATCTGCATCGTTACTGGACATCTACAGTTCATGGATAAA tgactcaaaaaagaaaaggcagtcTAACTCAGCCAAGAAGACCGGTTctaaagaaaaaggaaggacGCCGGCTAAAG tcttgacaaagaaaaagaaggataaACTGGGGAATGAAACAGAGACACCAAAAAATAAG tCTGTGccagcaaaaaggaaaaaaacggATGGAAAATCTGTAGGAAATGTCACCAAGGCAAAGAAATCAAAGACCCAAACAAAGGACAAAGTCGTGTCTGCTGGTGGAGATGATTCAGATTCTGACAGCAGTCTGGATgaagagaaatggaagaaacTTGTCCTGCAGTTGacag ACTCTGAAATAGCCAAGATGGACACCATCAACGCTCTGGATTCCTCTGCACCACAATCAAAGGCAAAGAGAGTCAGAAAACCCCGGGCTAAGCCTCCAGCAAAAACTGTAACCCCCATTCAGCAAAGTGATGGGACAgttgaaaagaaggaaatagCCAAGATGGACACCATCAACGCTCTGGATTCCTCTGCACAACAACCAAAGGCAAAGAGAGTCAGAAAACCCCGGGCTAAGCCTCCCGCAAAAACTGTAACCCCCATTCAACAGAGTGATAGGACagctgaaaagaaggaaaagggggaggatAAAGCTACAGCAGAGGCACCAACAAATAACAGTGACCACAAGAAGAGCAGTCCAAAAAAGACTGCACCTGTCACCTCCTCTGCCACGGCGAGCCAAGAGCAAAACTTCAACACTGTAGAGGACCGACCAACTACATCCACTGTCTCTCCTTCAAAACAGACACCAGTGAAAGAGAAACGGAAAGTCATGACTCCcacttatgaaaaaaatgatgagccACCGTCTGAgcccaagaaaaagaagaagaagaaaaaggagatgaCTGAGGTCAAGGTGGTAGAGAATGCCAATGAGACTGGTGAAGGCGGAAAAGAAAAAGCGAGTAAAGTGGAGaggttaaaaaagaatgaagTCAAAGTGCAAGAATGTGTTGATaaatctgtggaggaggagagaaggatgaagggaCAGGAGGGAGATGGGAAAAGTAATGATAATGAAGATGAAAtggtggagaaaaacaaaactggagaTGCTGATGATGAGAACATTTCAGAGCCAGTAGTTACAATAAAGAcacccaagaagaagaaaaaggagaaaactgCTAATGAGAAAGATTCAGAGCAGATATCTGAAGAAGTAATGGAAAATACAGTaaagaaagcaaagaagaagaaaaagtcagagGTGAACGCTGAAGAAGACACAGAAAATGCAGAGCAGgtagtggaagaaaaaaaggctaagaagaagaaaaatgaggctGCTGATGGCGAGGAAATTTCAGAGCAAACAgttacagaaaacaaagtgaagaagaagaaaaggaaaagtcccAATGAAGAAAATTCAGAACAGATagttgaagaaaagaaaaaggaaaaaaaggacaaatgtgaTCAAAACGAGATGTCGGAGCAGATCGCTGAAGACAATATGACAACAGAAAGCCGTGACGGAGAGGAAAGGCCAGAGGAGACACctaaagggaagaagaaaaagaagaaggactCGTCATTGCTAAGTAATTCAGCTGACATGGATCCACTATCTCAACCCAATCCTGAGACACAGAGTCCTCcaacggagaagaagaaaa AGAAAAGTAAGTTGAAATCTGCCGATGTCCCAGCAGCGTCTGTCCAAGACACTGCAGCAACACGGACCCTCCTTACACCCTCCAGTGACACCCCTAAAAAG aaaaagaaatcctccAAGGACACAAAGTCGTGA
- the LOC118319258 gene encoding nucleolar and coiled-body phosphoprotein 1 isoform X2, which yields MSVNAPKHELTQLIYRHLKEHGFHSAADELQRLNPQVETNLSASLLDIYSSWINDSKKKRQSNSAKKTGSKEKGRTPAKVLTKKKKDKLGNETETPKNKSVPAKRKKTDGKSVGNVTKAKKSKTQTKDKVVSAGGDDSDSDSSLDEEKWKKLVLQLTDSEIAKMDTINALDSSAPQSKAKRVRKPRAKPPAKTVTPIQQSDGTVEKKEIAKMDTINALDSSAQQPKAKRVRKPRAKPPAKTVTPIQQSDRTAEKKEKGEDKATAEAPTNNSDHKKSSPKKTAPVTSSATASQEQNFNTVEDRPTTSTVSPSKQTPVKEKRKVMTPTYEKNDEPPSEPKKKKKKKKEMTEVKVVENANETGEGGKEKASKVERLKKNEVKVQECVDKSVEEERRMKGQEGDGKSNDNEDEMVEKNKTGDADDENISEPVVTIKTPKKKKKEKTANEKDSEQISEEVMENTVKKAKKKKKSEVNAEEDTENAEQVVEEKKAKKKKNEAADGEEISEQTVTENKVKKKKRKSPNEENSEQIVEEKKKEKKDKCDQNEMSEQIAEDNMTTESRDGEERPEETPKGKKKKKKDSSLLSNSADMDPLSQPNPETQSPPTEKKKTSVQDTAATRTLLTPSSDTPKKKKKSSKDTKS from the exons ATGTCCGTGAACGCACCGAAGCACGAGCTGACCCAGCTGATCTACCGACACCTGAAGGAGCATGGCTTCCACTCAGCTGCCGACGAGCTGCAGAGGCTCAACCCACag GTGGAGACAAACTTATCTGCATCGTTACTGGACATCTACAGTTCATGGATAAA tgactcaaaaaagaaaaggcagtcTAACTCAGCCAAGAAGACCGGTTctaaagaaaaaggaaggacGCCGGCTAAAG tcttgacaaagaaaaagaaggataaACTGGGGAATGAAACAGAGACACCAAAAAATAAG tCTGTGccagcaaaaaggaaaaaaacggATGGAAAATCTGTAGGAAATGTCACCAAGGCAAAGAAATCAAAGACCCAAACAAAGGACAAAGTCGTGTCTGCTGGTGGAGATGATTCAGATTCTGACAGCAGTCTGGATgaagagaaatggaagaaacTTGTCCTGCAGTTGacag ACTCTGAAATAGCCAAGATGGACACCATCAACGCTCTGGATTCCTCTGCACCACAATCAAAGGCAAAGAGAGTCAGAAAACCCCGGGCTAAGCCTCCAGCAAAAACTGTAACCCCCATTCAGCAAAGTGATGGGACAgttgaaaagaaggaaatagCCAAGATGGACACCATCAACGCTCTGGATTCCTCTGCACAACAACCAAAGGCAAAGAGAGTCAGAAAACCCCGGGCTAAGCCTCCCGCAAAAACTGTAACCCCCATTCAACAGAGTGATAGGACagctgaaaagaaggaaaagggggaggatAAAGCTACAGCAGAGGCACCAACAAATAACAGTGACCACAAGAAGAGCAGTCCAAAAAAGACTGCACCTGTCACCTCCTCTGCCACGGCGAGCCAAGAGCAAAACTTCAACACTGTAGAGGACCGACCAACTACATCCACTGTCTCTCCTTCAAAACAGACACCAGTGAAAGAGAAACGGAAAGTCATGACTCCcacttatgaaaaaaatgatgagccACCGTCTGAgcccaagaaaaagaagaagaagaaaaaggagatgaCTGAGGTCAAGGTGGTAGAGAATGCCAATGAGACTGGTGAAGGCGGAAAAGAAAAAGCGAGTAAAGTGGAGaggttaaaaaagaatgaagTCAAAGTGCAAGAATGTGTTGATaaatctgtggaggaggagagaaggatgaagggaCAGGAGGGAGATGGGAAAAGTAATGATAATGAAGATGAAAtggtggagaaaaacaaaactggagaTGCTGATGATGAGAACATTTCAGAGCCAGTAGTTACAATAAAGAcacccaagaagaagaaaaaggagaaaactgCTAATGAGAAAGATTCAGAGCAGATATCTGAAGAAGTAATGGAAAATACAGTaaagaaagcaaagaagaagaaaaagtcagagGTGAACGCTGAAGAAGACACAGAAAATGCAGAGCAGgtagtggaagaaaaaaaggctaagaagaagaaaaatgaggctGCTGATGGCGAGGAAATTTCAGAGCAAACAgttacagaaaacaaagtgaagaagaagaaaaggaaaagtcccAATGAAGAAAATTCAGAACAGATagttgaagaaaagaaaaaggaaaaaaaggacaaatgtgaTCAAAACGAGATGTCGGAGCAGATCGCTGAAGACAATATGACAACAGAAAGCCGTGACGGAGAGGAAAGGCCAGAGGAGACACctaaagggaagaagaaaaagaagaaggactCGTCATTGCTAAGTAATTCAGCTGACATGGATCCACTATCTCAACCCAATCCTGAGACACAGAGTCCTCcaacggagaagaagaaaa CGTCTGTCCAAGACACTGCAGCAACACGGACCCTCCTTACACCCTCCAGTGACACCCCTAAAAAG aaaaagaaatcctccAAGGACACAAAGTCGTGA
- the tmco6 gene encoding transmembrane and coiled-coil domain-containing protein 6 isoform X2, with amino-acid sequence MWRLNRVRLKAGRLGDGLAELRLKRREHEKALRQARRDRQLVSKRLLLTEDEEQREVTMDTASGQQDLVDLLCKVQHSGPERGTHLKALSKALRDPSEQLTFIKQENSVNLLVSLLTGSNAQCRLHAARCLHELSHSPHTNVAPACLPATPYLLTFLSGQSTKFTELCLYTLGNLFPDSDVVKDKLLAQGIIPALANCIENQKHNLAVVEAAAFSLTQLLQAKDAAEKIIPKVLASSLPSQLLSVLNPDPNFGLAPAIECAWCLHYLACSDGNGELLALGALSHCSSLLMSLGGAVAEGNKEEGMELLVCPLLRCVGNLVSCCPVDSLSTQVGDVRLVAALCALIKAYLHTQPALARESAWVLNNLTAHSTDFCSALLTLNLVPGLIQLLPFSQGINTMILRVLANVAHKKKESCLQLAQLGLLSTLCATLKMADQEMVTLSLEILFMLVIGRPQVADEFVRLSGVSLLEAIQYNSEGEMRRRAAYLLEHHLLSHSADCTVDNVP; translated from the exons ATGTGGAGGCTGAACAGAGTCCGCCTCAAAGCCGGGCGACTGGGCGACGGCCTGGCGGAGCTCAGGCTAAAGAGGCGCGAGCACGAAAAAG CACTGAGACAGGCCCGCAGAGACCGACAGCTGGTGAGCAAGAGACTCCTGCTGACTGAAGATGAGGAACAGCGAGAGGTCACCATGGACACTGCGTCAGGACAACAG GATTTGGTCGACCTGCTCTGCAAAGTCCAACACAGCGGGCCTGAGAGGGGAACCCACCTGAAAGCCCTGAGTAAAGCTCTCCGTGACCCATCTGAACAGCTCACCTTCATTAA GCAGGAGAATAGTGTGAATCTGCTGGTCAGTCTCCTCACTGGCTCTAACGCTCAGTGCCGCCTGCATGCTGCTCGTTGTCTTCATGAGCTGTCTCACTCTCCCCACACCAATGTGGCCccagcctgtctgcctgccaccCCTTACCTGCTCACCTTCCTGTCTGGCCAGAGCACCAAGTTCACT GAGCTGTGTCTCTACACATTGGGTAATTTATTCCCAGACAGTGATGTTGTGAAAGACAAACTCCTGGCCCAGGGCATCATTCCAGCTCTGGCCAACTGTATCGAG aaccAGAAGCACAATCTAGCAGTGGTGGAAGCGGCAGCCTTCTCCCTCACTCAGCTTCTTCAGGCCAAAGACGCAGCAGAGAAAATAATCCC GAAGGTCCTAGCCTCCAGTTTACCTTCACAATTGTTATCAGTCCTGAATCCTGACCCAAACTTTGGCTTGGCACCTGCTATCGAGTGTGCTTGGTGTCTCCACTACCTGGCATGCAG TGATGGTAACGGAGAGCTGTTGGCTCTTGGGGCCCTGTCGCATTGCAGTTCTCTCCTAATGTCACTAGGTGGTGCTGTCGCtgaaggaaacaaagaagaaggaaTGGAGTTG CTTGTCTGCCCTCTGCTCCGCTGCGTGGGAAACCTTGTTTCCTGCTGCCCAGTGGACAGCCTGAGCACACAAGTAGGTGACGTTCGACTTGTGGCTGCTCTCTGTGCACTTATTAAGGCCTACCTACACACCCAGCCTGCCTTGGCCAGGGAGAGCGCCTGGGTCCTCAACAACCTCACAG CTCACTCCACTGATTTCTGCTCGGCTCTGCTGACTCTCAACTTGGTCCCTGGACTGATCCAGCTTCTGCCTTTCTCTCAAGGCATCAATACAATG ATCCTCAGGGTTCTCGCAAACGTCGCCCACAAGAAAAAGGAGTCCTGTTTACAGCTGGCCCAGCTTGGGTTGCTGTCTACGCTCTGCGCAACACTCAAAATGGCTGACCAAGAGATGGTGACCCTGAGTCTGGAAATCCTCTTCATGTTGGTCATTGGCCGACCACAG GTGGCAGATGAGTTTGTGAGGCTCAGTGGAGTTTCATTGTTGGAAGCAATTCAGTACAATAGTGAAGGAGAGATGAGGCGAAGAGCAGCATACCTCCTGGAGCACCACCTGCTGTCTCACTCAGCCGACTGCACA GTGGACAATGTCCCATGA
- the tmco6 gene encoding transmembrane and coiled-coil domain-containing protein 6 isoform X1, with the protein MWRLNRVRLKAGRLGDGLAELRLKRREHEKALRQARRDRQLVSKRLLLTEDEEQREVTMDTASGQQDLVDLLCKVQHSGPERGTHLKALSKALRDPSEQLTFIKQENSVNLLVSLLTGSNAQCRLHAARCLHELSHSPHTNVAPACLPATPYLLTFLSGQSTKFTELCLYTLGNLFPDSDVVKDKLLAQGIIPALANCIENQKHNLAVVEAAAFSLTQLLQAKDAAEKIIPKVLASSLPSQLLSVLNPDPNFGLAPAIECAWCLHYLACSSDGNGELLALGALSHCSSLLMSLGGAVAEGNKEEGMELLVCPLLRCVGNLVSCCPVDSLSTQVGDVRLVAALCALIKAYLHTQPALARESAWVLNNLTAHSTDFCSALLTLNLVPGLIQLLPFSQGINTMILRVLANVAHKKKESCLQLAQLGLLSTLCATLKMADQEMVTLSLEILFMLVIGRPQVADEFVRLSGVSLLEAIQYNSEGEMRRRAAYLLEHHLLSHSADCTVDNVP; encoded by the exons ATGTGGAGGCTGAACAGAGTCCGCCTCAAAGCCGGGCGACTGGGCGACGGCCTGGCGGAGCTCAGGCTAAAGAGGCGCGAGCACGAAAAAG CACTGAGACAGGCCCGCAGAGACCGACAGCTGGTGAGCAAGAGACTCCTGCTGACTGAAGATGAGGAACAGCGAGAGGTCACCATGGACACTGCGTCAGGACAACAG GATTTGGTCGACCTGCTCTGCAAAGTCCAACACAGCGGGCCTGAGAGGGGAACCCACCTGAAAGCCCTGAGTAAAGCTCTCCGTGACCCATCTGAACAGCTCACCTTCATTAA GCAGGAGAATAGTGTGAATCTGCTGGTCAGTCTCCTCACTGGCTCTAACGCTCAGTGCCGCCTGCATGCTGCTCGTTGTCTTCATGAGCTGTCTCACTCTCCCCACACCAATGTGGCCccagcctgtctgcctgccaccCCTTACCTGCTCACCTTCCTGTCTGGCCAGAGCACCAAGTTCACT GAGCTGTGTCTCTACACATTGGGTAATTTATTCCCAGACAGTGATGTTGTGAAAGACAAACTCCTGGCCCAGGGCATCATTCCAGCTCTGGCCAACTGTATCGAG aaccAGAAGCACAATCTAGCAGTGGTGGAAGCGGCAGCCTTCTCCCTCACTCAGCTTCTTCAGGCCAAAGACGCAGCAGAGAAAATAATCCC GAAGGTCCTAGCCTCCAGTTTACCTTCACAATTGTTATCAGTCCTGAATCCTGACCCAAACTTTGGCTTGGCACCTGCTATCGAGTGTGCTTGGTGTCTCCACTACCTGGCATGCAG CAGTGATGGTAACGGAGAGCTGTTGGCTCTTGGGGCCCTGTCGCATTGCAGTTCTCTCCTAATGTCACTAGGTGGTGCTGTCGCtgaaggaaacaaagaagaaggaaTGGAGTTG CTTGTCTGCCCTCTGCTCCGCTGCGTGGGAAACCTTGTTTCCTGCTGCCCAGTGGACAGCCTGAGCACACAAGTAGGTGACGTTCGACTTGTGGCTGCTCTCTGTGCACTTATTAAGGCCTACCTACACACCCAGCCTGCCTTGGCCAGGGAGAGCGCCTGGGTCCTCAACAACCTCACAG CTCACTCCACTGATTTCTGCTCGGCTCTGCTGACTCTCAACTTGGTCCCTGGACTGATCCAGCTTCTGCCTTTCTCTCAAGGCATCAATACAATG ATCCTCAGGGTTCTCGCAAACGTCGCCCACAAGAAAAAGGAGTCCTGTTTACAGCTGGCCCAGCTTGGGTTGCTGTCTACGCTCTGCGCAACACTCAAAATGGCTGACCAAGAGATGGTGACCCTGAGTCTGGAAATCCTCTTCATGTTGGTCATTGGCCGACCACAG GTGGCAGATGAGTTTGTGAGGCTCAGTGGAGTTTCATTGTTGGAAGCAATTCAGTACAATAGTGAAGGAGAGATGAGGCGAAGAGCAGCATACCTCCTGGAGCACCACCTGCTGTCTCACTCAGCCGACTGCACA GTGGACAATGTCCCATGA
- the tmco6 gene encoding transmembrane and coiled-coil domain-containing protein 6 isoform X3 produces MDTASGQQDLVDLLCKVQHSGPERGTHLKALSKALRDPSEQLTFIKQENSVNLLVSLLTGSNAQCRLHAARCLHELSHSPHTNVAPACLPATPYLLTFLSGQSTKFTELCLYTLGNLFPDSDVVKDKLLAQGIIPALANCIENQKHNLAVVEAAAFSLTQLLQAKDAAEKIIPKVLASSLPSQLLSVLNPDPNFGLAPAIECAWCLHYLACSSDGNGELLALGALSHCSSLLMSLGGAVAEGNKEEGMELLVCPLLRCVGNLVSCCPVDSLSTQVGDVRLVAALCALIKAYLHTQPALARESAWVLNNLTAHSTDFCSALLTLNLVPGLIQLLPFSQGINTMILRVLANVAHKKKESCLQLAQLGLLSTLCATLKMADQEMVTLSLEILFMLVIGRPQVADEFVRLSGVSLLEAIQYNSEGEMRRRAAYLLEHHLLSHSADCTVDNVP; encoded by the exons ATGGACACTGCGTCAGGACAACAG GATTTGGTCGACCTGCTCTGCAAAGTCCAACACAGCGGGCCTGAGAGGGGAACCCACCTGAAAGCCCTGAGTAAAGCTCTCCGTGACCCATCTGAACAGCTCACCTTCATTAA GCAGGAGAATAGTGTGAATCTGCTGGTCAGTCTCCTCACTGGCTCTAACGCTCAGTGCCGCCTGCATGCTGCTCGTTGTCTTCATGAGCTGTCTCACTCTCCCCACACCAATGTGGCCccagcctgtctgcctgccaccCCTTACCTGCTCACCTTCCTGTCTGGCCAGAGCACCAAGTTCACT GAGCTGTGTCTCTACACATTGGGTAATTTATTCCCAGACAGTGATGTTGTGAAAGACAAACTCCTGGCCCAGGGCATCATTCCAGCTCTGGCCAACTGTATCGAG aaccAGAAGCACAATCTAGCAGTGGTGGAAGCGGCAGCCTTCTCCCTCACTCAGCTTCTTCAGGCCAAAGACGCAGCAGAGAAAATAATCCC GAAGGTCCTAGCCTCCAGTTTACCTTCACAATTGTTATCAGTCCTGAATCCTGACCCAAACTTTGGCTTGGCACCTGCTATCGAGTGTGCTTGGTGTCTCCACTACCTGGCATGCAG CAGTGATGGTAACGGAGAGCTGTTGGCTCTTGGGGCCCTGTCGCATTGCAGTTCTCTCCTAATGTCACTAGGTGGTGCTGTCGCtgaaggaaacaaagaagaaggaaTGGAGTTG CTTGTCTGCCCTCTGCTCCGCTGCGTGGGAAACCTTGTTTCCTGCTGCCCAGTGGACAGCCTGAGCACACAAGTAGGTGACGTTCGACTTGTGGCTGCTCTCTGTGCACTTATTAAGGCCTACCTACACACCCAGCCTGCCTTGGCCAGGGAGAGCGCCTGGGTCCTCAACAACCTCACAG CTCACTCCACTGATTTCTGCTCGGCTCTGCTGACTCTCAACTTGGTCCCTGGACTGATCCAGCTTCTGCCTTTCTCTCAAGGCATCAATACAATG ATCCTCAGGGTTCTCGCAAACGTCGCCCACAAGAAAAAGGAGTCCTGTTTACAGCTGGCCCAGCTTGGGTTGCTGTCTACGCTCTGCGCAACACTCAAAATGGCTGACCAAGAGATGGTGACCCTGAGTCTGGAAATCCTCTTCATGTTGGTCATTGGCCGACCACAG GTGGCAGATGAGTTTGTGAGGCTCAGTGGAGTTTCATTGTTGGAAGCAATTCAGTACAATAGTGAAGGAGAGATGAGGCGAAGAGCAGCATACCTCCTGGAGCACCACCTGCTGTCTCACTCAGCCGACTGCACA GTGGACAATGTCCCATGA